The following proteins are co-located in the Paenibacillus sp. FSL H8-0079 genome:
- a CDS encoding metalloregulator ArsR/SmtB family transcription factor: MQTNSNELEQVVKIHKALGEQTRYKIIQILSGESNLCPADLESRLVTVALSTLSHHLKQLYDCGLLTSQKKGTYIYYSLNTETAQKFVPYLLNK, encoded by the coding sequence ATGCAAACAAACTCGAATGAACTTGAACAAGTCGTCAAAATTCATAAAGCACTGGGTGAACAAACACGCTACAAAATCATTCAGATTCTATCGGGCGAAAGCAACCTGTGTCCTGCCGATTTGGAGAGCCGCCTTGTTACCGTTGCCCTATCGACTCTGTCTCATCACCTGAAACAGTTGTACGATTGCGGACTGCTCACATCGCAGAAGAAAGGTACGTATATCTACTACAGCCTGAACACGGAGACTGCACAAAAGTTTGTTCCCTATCTTTTAAATAAATAA